A genomic segment from Streptomyces antibioticus encodes:
- the gcvH gene encoding glycine cleavage system protein GcvH codes for MANVPTELKYTKDHEWVQQTGADVVRVGITEFAQRQLGDVVFVELPDKGRVLEAGDPFASIESVKAVSEVYAPLSGTVSACNDELDANAELVNDEPYGEGWLIDIKIGDKRRLDGLLTAAEYEELVREAE; via the coding sequence GTGGCGAACGTCCCCACCGAGCTGAAGTACACCAAGGACCACGAGTGGGTGCAGCAGACCGGCGCCGATGTGGTGCGCGTCGGTATCACCGAGTTCGCGCAACGGCAGCTCGGCGACGTCGTCTTCGTCGAACTGCCGGACAAGGGCCGGGTCCTGGAGGCGGGGGACCCCTTCGCGTCCATCGAGTCGGTGAAGGCGGTCAGCGAGGTGTACGCGCCGCTGTCCGGCACGGTGAGCGCGTGCAACGACGAGCTGGACGCGAATGCGGAACTGGTCAACGACGAGCCCTACGGCGAGGGTTGGCTGATCGACATCAAGATCGGCGACAAGCGTCGGCTCGACGGACTGCTCACCGCCGCCGAGTACGAGGAACTGGTCCGCGAAGCGGAGTAG
- a CDS encoding HtaA domain-containing protein — protein MSATSYRRRPVALAAAVATAAALGATALATLGATTASAAEVPLSGYELTWGIKQTYRTYVTTYAAGTFTATDGASQAAGNGAFTFTDGTGAYDSTAHTLDLGFKGSLRIVSAAHGFDISLSGVKFDSAAAEITADVTKSGTTTQDVPLADVTVTRAMTDMETKLTKEAADVFGSASYEGAAGDPLTVLQKTPPSSSSASASASASASPSGGTSPSASASASGGTSPSASASASQSASASASASDGASPSASATQAPAKGDIADGTLGWGVKKSFRTYVVDGVAKGRITTSGGAKQAADNGVFTFTDATGTYDTDEDTLSASFKGSVNFKGHEENGEYGLDLTLSDVRATLDGGTGKLTADVTSLGEKTEDVVLADLKAAKSDLTASGDVITVDGIAADLTAAGAEAFGGFYPAGTDLDPVDLRVALTDDADLPGDGGTDGGSSSGGSGSGGSGTGGAGSTTGGAGTTAGGVTGGLANTGSDVPAVALGGAAAVAVAAGAGVVIAMRRRRTAEGE, from the coding sequence ATGTCCGCCACCTCGTACAGACGCCGTCCCGTCGCGCTCGCCGCGGCCGTCGCCACCGCCGCCGCGCTGGGCGCCACCGCCCTCGCCACGCTCGGTGCGACGACCGCCTCGGCCGCCGAAGTGCCGCTCTCCGGTTACGAGTTGACCTGGGGCATCAAGCAGACGTACCGCACCTACGTGACCACCTACGCGGCCGGCACCTTCACCGCCACGGACGGCGCGAGCCAGGCCGCGGGCAACGGCGCCTTCACCTTCACGGACGGCACCGGCGCCTACGACTCCACCGCGCACACCCTCGACCTCGGCTTCAAGGGCAGCCTCCGGATCGTCTCCGCCGCGCACGGCTTCGACATCTCGCTGTCCGGCGTGAAGTTCGACAGCGCGGCCGCGGAGATCACCGCGGACGTCACCAAGTCCGGGACGACCACCCAGGACGTGCCGCTCGCCGACGTCACCGTGACCCGCGCCATGACGGACATGGAGACCAAGCTGACGAAGGAGGCCGCGGACGTCTTCGGCAGCGCGAGCTACGAGGGCGCGGCCGGCGACCCGCTGACGGTCCTTCAGAAGACCCCGCCGTCGTCGTCGTCCGCCTCCGCGTCGGCCTCCGCCTCCGCCTCGCCGTCGGGCGGCACCTCCCCGTCCGCCTCCGCCTCGGCCTCCGGCGGCACCTCGCCGTCCGCGTCGGCCTCCGCCTCGCAGAGCGCGTCGGCGTCGGCGTCCGCCTCGGACGGCGCCTCGCCCTCCGCCTCCGCGACGCAGGCCCCGGCCAAGGGCGACATCGCCGACGGCACGCTCGGCTGGGGCGTGAAGAAGTCCTTCCGCACCTACGTGGTGGACGGGGTCGCCAAGGGCAGGATCACCACCTCGGGCGGTGCCAAGCAGGCCGCGGACAACGGCGTGTTCACCTTCACGGACGCGACGGGCACCTACGACACGGACGAGGACACCCTCTCCGCGTCCTTCAAGGGCTCGGTGAACTTCAAGGGCCACGAGGAGAACGGCGAGTACGGCCTCGACCTCACGCTCTCCGACGTCCGCGCCACCCTCGACGGCGGCACCGGCAAGCTCACCGCCGACGTCACCAGCCTCGGCGAGAAGACCGAGGACGTGGTCCTCGCCGACCTCAAGGCGGCGAAGTCCGACCTGACCGCCTCCGGTGACGTCATCACGGTCGACGGCATCGCGGCCGACCTCACCGCGGCCGGCGCCGAGGCGTTCGGCGGGTTCTACCCGGCCGGCACCGACCTCGACCCGGTCGACCTGCGCGTCGCCCTCACCGACGACGCCGACCTGCCCGGCGACGGCGGCACCGACGGCGGCTCCAGCAGCGGCGGTTCCGGCAGCGGCGGCTCGGGCACCGGCGGCGCGGGCAGCACCACGGGCGGCGCGGGCACGACGGCCGGCGGTGTCACCGGCGGCCTCGCCAACACCGGTTCGGACGTGCCGGCGGTCGCGCTCGGCGGCGCCGCGGCGGTCGCCGTGGCGGCGGGCGCGGGCGTCGTGATAGCCATGCGCAGGCGCCGTACGGCCGAGGGCGAGTAA
- a CDS encoding HtaA domain-containing protein: protein MSPPPPSRRHGRIAVLCLVVLGALLPATAAQAASRGVQGGRLDWGIKSSFQSYVTGPIAKGSYSLTGGAATVGASNFRFHSANGSYDGATGSFTASFSGGVRFVGHRTEAGAYQLDLTLSRPTVRISGSTGTLYLDVTGKAKGSGRVTTSSQVPFATLSLGGIDMRGAGNSVVLNNLPATLTAQGATSFAGYYTAGTVLDPVSLSADVKPAAPAASKKPTAKASTKSPAKKGTSGDKLQDGAVDWGVRRTFREYVTGDIARGEWTLSGGAQDGGALFRFPGGRGTFKGGDLDATFKGAVRFTGHDGLDLTLGAVRATVKDGKGTLYADVTSPGLTGSKVPLVTFTTKNLKAKNGLVAVTEVPAKLTADAAKAFGGVYRAGTAMDPVSLAVALTDDAELPALPDLGSTPTVSETPAEPSASPAATAPSTRPVASSTDDDGVPVLPVGLAAGALLLAAAASLLVVRRRRARPAAEAPTSEED, encoded by the coding sequence ATGTCCCCACCCCCGCCGTCCCGCCGTCACGGCCGGATCGCCGTGCTCTGCCTGGTCGTCCTCGGGGCCCTGCTCCCGGCGACCGCCGCGCAGGCCGCGAGCCGCGGCGTGCAGGGGGGCCGGCTCGACTGGGGCATCAAGTCGTCCTTCCAGAGCTATGTCACCGGGCCCATCGCGAAGGGGAGTTACTCCCTGACCGGCGGGGCCGCCACCGTCGGCGCGAGCAACTTCCGCTTCCACTCGGCGAACGGCAGCTACGACGGCGCCACCGGCTCCTTCACCGCGTCCTTCTCCGGCGGGGTCCGCTTCGTCGGCCACCGGACCGAGGCCGGCGCCTACCAGCTCGACCTCACCCTCAGCCGCCCCACCGTCCGCATCTCCGGCTCCACCGGAACCCTCTACCTGGACGTCACCGGCAAGGCCAAGGGCAGCGGCCGGGTCACCACCTCCTCCCAGGTGCCCTTCGCGACCCTCTCCCTCGGCGGCATCGACATGCGGGGCGCCGGCAACTCGGTCGTCCTCAACAACCTCCCCGCCACCCTCACCGCCCAGGGCGCCACCTCCTTCGCCGGGTACTACACCGCCGGTACCGTCCTCGACCCGGTGAGCCTGTCGGCCGACGTCAAGCCCGCCGCACCGGCCGCGTCCAAGAAGCCCACCGCCAAGGCATCCACCAAGTCGCCCGCGAAGAAGGGCACATCGGGCGACAAGCTCCAGGACGGCGCCGTCGACTGGGGCGTGCGCCGCACCTTCCGCGAGTACGTCACCGGCGACATCGCCCGCGGCGAGTGGACCCTCTCGGGCGGAGCCCAGGACGGCGGCGCGCTCTTCCGCTTCCCCGGCGGCCGGGGCACCTTCAAGGGCGGCGACCTCGACGCCACCTTCAAGGGCGCCGTCCGCTTCACCGGCCACGACGGCCTCGACCTGACACTCGGTGCCGTCCGCGCCACCGTCAAGGACGGCAAGGGCACCCTCTACGCCGATGTGACGAGCCCCGGCCTCACCGGCTCCAAGGTCCCGCTCGTCACCTTCACCACGAAGAACCTCAAGGCGAAGAACGGCCTGGTCGCCGTCACCGAGGTCCCCGCGAAACTCACCGCCGACGCCGCCAAGGCATTCGGCGGCGTCTACCGGGCCGGCACCGCGATGGACCCGGTGTCCCTCGCCGTCGCCCTCACCGACGACGCCGAGCTGCCCGCCCTGCCCGACCTGGGCAGCACGCCCACGGTGAGCGAGACCCCCGCCGAGCCCTCGGCGTCCCCCGCCGCCACCGCCCCCTCCACCCGACCCGTCGCGAGCAGCACCGACGACGACGGCGTCCCCGTCCTGCCCGTCGGCCTCGCGGCCGGCGCCCTGCTGCTGGCGGCCGCGGCCTCGCTGCTCGTCGTCCGCCGGCGCCGCGCCCGCCCGGCCGCCGAGGCCCCCACGTCCGAAGAGGACTGA
- a CDS encoding outer membrane protein assembly factor BamB family protein, whose amino-acid sequence MFEDLSPGDPRLVGRYRIVARIGAGGMGQVYLGRSPGGRPVAVKVVRPELAGDPDFRRRFARETAAARRVNGAFTAGVVDADPEGSPPWLATVFVPGMSLGTALSEHGPWPEQPTLVLGAGLAEALEAIHAAGVIHRDLKPSNVLLAVDGPRVIDFGISRAVETNTQHTQLTHVGTVVGTPGFMSPEQLTGRTVGTPSDVFSVGAVLCYVATGTGPFGTGPANALNFRTVYEAPDLSRVPDVLRGIVADCLVQEPERRPGVAALLDRLAEAVGSGRGATGLLTEPEWMPTVVAQEVREQTSAALPATPPPLPTAPPALPAAPAPPALPAPAAATPPAVAPLAAPESTPSAQPPAPPRPTEAPRPTATAPVAAAAPVPPPPAQPHVPAQAPVPAPAPAPVNPAWGPPVTGYPTPPGTGWPPPVVLGPPGAYPGAPGLSHNPSRRGLIIGLTAAAVGVGGALAGWKLLGGGDGNPSGSPSSNSSGSPSGRASASAASSAGKKLWEFGTGDLVRSSPTVVDGVVYIGSDCGCLYALDASSGNQKWSYHLGGDVRSSPVVANGVVYIGSDDGTLHAVDAGSGDRAWTYTTGGDVRSTPAVADGLVFVGSDDGNLHAVSAASGTKAWTYDTGAKVGSSPTVANGLVFIGSDCGCLYALDASDGGQEWSFHIGGESAQSSPVVDDGVVFMGADGGNLYAVDASGGDRKWQFRTGGPVATRPLVLDDGVFLSGGDDAVHLLDPGSGKQRWSCSLGAGVASSPAATDDVLFVGADDSHLHALDVRTGDELWSFATGDAVKSSPAVADGVVFVGSDDGKVYAVGT is encoded by the coding sequence ATGTTCGAAGACCTGTCGCCCGGCGACCCGCGGCTCGTGGGGCGGTACCGGATCGTGGCCCGGATCGGGGCCGGCGGCATGGGTCAGGTGTATCTGGGGCGTTCGCCGGGCGGCCGGCCGGTCGCCGTCAAGGTGGTGCGGCCCGAGCTGGCCGGCGACCCGGACTTCCGGCGGCGCTTCGCGCGCGAGACGGCCGCCGCCCGGCGCGTCAACGGCGCGTTCACCGCGGGGGTCGTGGACGCCGACCCGGAGGGCTCACCGCCCTGGCTGGCCACGGTCTTCGTGCCCGGCATGTCCCTGGGCACCGCGCTGTCCGAGCACGGGCCGTGGCCCGAGCAGCCCACGCTGGTCCTGGGCGCGGGTCTGGCGGAGGCGCTGGAGGCGATCCACGCGGCCGGAGTGATCCACCGGGACCTCAAACCGTCCAACGTCCTGCTCGCGGTCGACGGCCCGCGCGTGATCGACTTCGGGATCTCGCGCGCGGTCGAGACGAACACCCAGCACACCCAACTCACCCATGTGGGCACGGTGGTGGGCACGCCGGGCTTCATGTCCCCCGAGCAGCTCACCGGCCGCACGGTCGGGACGCCGAGCGACGTGTTCTCCGTCGGCGCGGTCCTGTGCTACGTCGCCACCGGCACCGGCCCGTTCGGCACCGGCCCGGCGAACGCGCTCAACTTCCGTACGGTGTACGAGGCTCCGGACCTGAGCCGGGTGCCGGACGTGCTGCGCGGCATCGTCGCCGACTGCCTCGTCCAGGAGCCGGAGCGGCGCCCCGGGGTGGCCGCGCTCCTGGACCGGCTCGCGGAGGCGGTCGGCAGCGGGCGCGGTGCGACGGGCCTGCTCACCGAACCGGAGTGGATGCCGACGGTCGTCGCCCAGGAGGTCCGCGAGCAGACGTCCGCGGCGCTGCCGGCGACTCCGCCGCCCCTGCCGACGGCACCGCCGGCCCTTCCCGCCGCACCGGCTCCGCCCGCCCTTCCGGCGCCGGCCGCCGCAACTCCGCCCGCCGTGGCGCCCCTTGCGGCTCCGGAGAGCACGCCGTCGGCCCAGCCGCCCGCGCCGCCCCGGCCGACGGAGGCTCCGCGACCGACCGCGACCGCACCGGTGGCGGCCGCCGCGCCGGTTCCGCCTCCCCCGGCGCAGCCGCACGTACCCGCACAGGCACCGGTGCCCGCGCCCGCGCCGGCCCCCGTCAACCCGGCGTGGGGCCCGCCCGTCACCGGGTATCCCACCCCGCCCGGGACGGGGTGGCCGCCGCCGGTCGTCCTCGGGCCGCCCGGCGCGTACCCCGGCGCGCCCGGGCTGTCGCACAACCCCTCGCGCCGGGGCCTGATCATCGGGCTCACGGCGGCCGCGGTCGGGGTGGGCGGCGCGCTGGCCGGGTGGAAGCTGCTGGGAGGCGGCGACGGGAACCCCTCCGGCTCGCCGTCCTCGAACAGCTCCGGTTCCCCCTCGGGGAGGGCCTCCGCGAGCGCCGCCTCGTCGGCAGGCAAGAAGCTCTGGGAGTTCGGCACCGGCGACCTGGTGCGTTCGTCGCCGACGGTCGTGGACGGCGTCGTCTACATCGGCAGCGACTGCGGCTGCCTGTACGCCCTGGACGCCTCGTCGGGGAACCAGAAGTGGTCGTACCACCTCGGCGGCGATGTGCGCTCCTCGCCGGTGGTCGCGAACGGTGTCGTGTACATCGGCAGCGACGACGGCACCCTGCACGCGGTCGACGCCGGTTCGGGCGACAGGGCGTGGACCTACACCACCGGGGGTGACGTCCGGTCCACGCCGGCCGTCGCCGACGGGCTCGTCTTCGTCGGCAGCGACGACGGCAATCTGCACGCCGTCAGCGCCGCCTCCGGCACCAAGGCGTGGACCTACGACACGGGCGCCAAGGTCGGCTCCTCGCCGACCGTGGCGAACGGCCTCGTCTTCATCGGCAGCGACTGCGGCTGTCTCTACGCCCTGGACGCCTCGGACGGCGGCCAGGAGTGGTCGTTCCACATCGGGGGCGAGTCGGCGCAGAGTTCGCCCGTGGTGGACGACGGCGTCGTCTTCATGGGGGCCGACGGCGGGAACCTGTACGCCGTGGACGCGTCCGGCGGTGACCGCAAGTGGCAGTTCCGCACCGGCGGCCCGGTCGCCACCCGGCCGCTGGTCCTGGACGACGGTGTGTTCCTGAGCGGCGGGGACGACGCCGTGCATCTGCTGGACCCGGGCAGCGGCAAGCAGCGCTGGTCGTGCTCCCTCGGCGCGGGCGTCGCCTCCTCGCCCGCGGCCACCGACGACGTGCTCTTCGTCGGCGCCGACGACTCCCATCTGCACGCGCTGGACGTCCGTACCGGCGACGAGCTGTGGTCGTTCGCCACCGGTGACGCGGTGAAGTCCTCGCCCGCCGTGGCGGACGGGGTGGTGTTCGTGGGCAGCGACGACGGCAAGGTCTACGCCGTGGGCACGTGA